Proteins from a genomic interval of Streptomyces sp. NBC_00820:
- a CDS encoding cytochrome b/b6 domain-containing protein, protein MNPRRTNSSLPKPGRSAYGVASAVVLLLIPVIVLIGGSQFREFLNFGAGVLSLVSLSCSVIWGLFAQDRIFLNTRQRIVGQAVHRTTAVASIAFLLLHITTKIALDHTVVIAAIIPFSLGLTGSGGLIGLGSLAGLLMIFVGVTGALRSNFAAPAPVAARWRAMHMLAYPAWCAALVHGLYAGRQAKPVFVILYSLSLLGVMGALALRSAPRPVKRRLADRLVRVFGSSERPGIEELEASRSRAGEARVPGFESRREQRQAGADAPTRASAPLYQSPATPAPEPSGFAAAYRTVNIPGGPQGPFQSGQGPRTDLPLDLQPTQAMPFADGPSSTSGSWPVPSPPPVGEAPPSAYDPLQDTGYNIPAYGSPGAAGYAGGDVYNTGETNPRYATYNSGDTFNNGPATEPTPGASFDAPGSGEPWNMPSGGYR, encoded by the coding sequence ATGAACCCTCGTCGTACCAACAGTTCGCTCCCCAAACCCGGCCGGTCGGCCTATGGGGTGGCGTCGGCTGTCGTCCTGCTGCTGATACCCGTGATCGTGCTGATCGGAGGCAGCCAGTTCCGTGAGTTCCTGAACTTCGGCGCGGGCGTGCTGTCCCTCGTCTCGCTCAGCTGCTCGGTGATCTGGGGCCTGTTCGCGCAGGACCGGATCTTCCTGAACACACGCCAGCGGATCGTCGGCCAGGCCGTGCACCGGACGACCGCGGTCGCCTCGATCGCCTTCCTCCTGCTGCACATCACCACCAAGATCGCGCTGGATCACACCGTGGTGATCGCCGCGATCATCCCATTCTCGCTCGGCCTCACCGGAAGCGGCGGCCTGATCGGACTGGGCTCCCTGGCGGGCCTGCTGATGATCTTCGTCGGCGTCACCGGCGCGCTGCGCAGCAACTTCGCCGCCCCGGCCCCCGTCGCCGCCCGCTGGCGGGCCATGCACATGCTGGCCTACCCGGCCTGGTGCGCGGCTCTGGTGCACGGGCTCTACGCCGGCCGTCAGGCCAAGCCGGTCTTCGTGATCCTCTACAGCCTGTCCCTGCTGGGAGTGATGGGCGCCCTGGCGCTGCGTTCCGCCCCGCGCCCGGTCAAGCGCCGGCTCGCGGACCGGCTCGTCCGGGTGTTCGGCAGCTCCGAACGGCCCGGCATCGAGGAACTGGAAGCGAGCCGCTCCCGGGCCGGCGAGGCCCGCGTGCCGGGCTTCGAGAGCCGGCGCGAGCAGCGCCAGGCGGGCGCCGACGCGCCGACCCGCGCCTCCGCGCCGCTGTACCAGTCCCCCGCCACGCCCGCGCCGGAGCCCTCCGGCTTCGCGGCCGCCTACCGGACGGTGAACATCCCCGGCGGCCCCCAGGGCCCCTTCCAGAGCGGCCAGGGTCCGCGCACGGACCTGCCGCTCGACCTGCAGCCGACGCAGGCCATGCCGTTCGCGGACGGCCCGTCCAGCACCTCGGGCAGCTGGCCCGTCCCGTCCCCGCCGCCGGTCGGCGAGGCCCCGCCGTCGGCGTACGACCCGCTCCAGGACACCGGGTACAACATTCCGGCCTACGGCAGTCCGGGCGCCGCCGGATACGCCGGAGGTGATGTGTACAACACCGGTGAGACGAATCCGCGCTACGCGACGTACAACTCGGGTGACACGTTCAACAACGGTCCCGCCACTGAACCAACCCCCGGCGCCTCCTTCGACGCGCCGGGTTCGGGCGAACCTTGGAACATGCCCTCCGGAGGCTATAGGTGA
- a CDS encoding NADH-ubiquinone oxidoreductase-F iron-sulfur binding region domain-containing protein encodes MNEALPDVPEVRVVGLPQLTSGFDLVERLDLPMHLKVHGPLEPLGGEQLAQLAERINLRGRGGAGFPFHKKLRSVAESAIKRGVRPVVVVNGSEDEPACRKDTVLINRAPHLILDGALLCAEAMGARTLVIGVTRESTQRSMEAALAERGLSNTRRSALRAWVQRNPVRMVTGAAASLIRSVDGGPAIPPGRKVSASKSGVGGAPTLLSNAETFAQLAIAARIGPERYGNTGLYDEPGTVMLTVSGAVARPMVIEVPTGVPLRYVLQLAGAPPVPQGVLTGGYHGKWIDAATVNEAIVSRNSLDAVGGALGAGAILPISQETCPLGESLRVAQWLAEESAGQCGPCYLGLPAAARGMEDIINGGGPAALEALKQVAKSVKRRGACSHPDGSAMFLESTIKAFTDDLAAHVLGNGCGRPVEGVLPLFEGGMAPSGISGGGEPEDTGGSRQKIYVDWTLCRGHGLCADILPEVFELGPDGFPTVAQAQVPRYAEAKALRAVRRCPALALRLEEDTRGQAPPRNLPVVSQGRGRRALGR; translated from the coding sequence GTGAACGAGGCCCTGCCCGACGTCCCCGAAGTCCGCGTGGTCGGACTTCCCCAGCTCACGTCGGGCTTCGACCTTGTGGAGAGGCTCGACCTGCCCATGCACCTGAAGGTGCACGGGCCGCTCGAGCCTCTGGGCGGCGAACAGCTGGCCCAGCTCGCCGAGCGCATCAATCTCAGGGGCCGCGGCGGCGCGGGCTTCCCCTTCCACAAGAAGCTGCGCTCGGTCGCCGAGTCGGCGATCAAACGCGGGGTGCGCCCGGTCGTCGTCGTCAACGGCAGTGAGGACGAGCCGGCCTGCCGCAAGGACACGGTGCTCATCAACCGTGCCCCGCACCTCATCCTGGACGGCGCCCTGCTGTGCGCGGAGGCCATGGGCGCCCGCACGCTGGTGATCGGCGTGACCCGTGAGTCGACGCAGCGCTCCATGGAGGCCGCGCTGGCAGAACGCGGCCTGAGCAACACCCGCAGGTCGGCCCTGCGCGCGTGGGTGCAGCGCAACCCCGTGCGCATGGTCACCGGTGCCGCCGCCTCCCTGATCCGCTCGGTGGACGGCGGCCCGGCGATCCCGCCCGGCCGCAAGGTCAGCGCCTCCAAGAGCGGCGTCGGCGGGGCCCCCACCCTGCTGTCGAACGCGGAGACCTTCGCGCAGCTGGCCATCGCCGCCCGCATCGGCCCGGAGCGCTACGGCAACACCGGCCTGTACGACGAGCCGGGCACCGTCATGCTCACGGTCTCCGGCGCGGTGGCGCGCCCCATGGTGATCGAGGTCCCCACGGGCGTGCCGCTGCGCTACGTGCTGCAGCTGGCCGGCGCCCCGCCGGTGCCGCAGGGTGTGCTGACCGGCGGCTACCACGGCAAGTGGATCGACGCGGCGACGGTGAACGAGGCGATCGTCTCCCGCAACTCGCTGGACGCGGTGGGCGGCGCTCTCGGCGCGGGCGCGATCCTGCCGATCAGTCAGGAGACCTGTCCGCTGGGCGAGTCTCTGCGGGTGGCCCAGTGGCTGGCCGAGGAGAGCGCGGGCCAGTGCGGGCCCTGCTACCTCGGACTGCCGGCGGCCGCGCGCGGCATGGAGGACATCATCAACGGGGGCGGCCCCGCCGCTCTGGAGGCGCTGAAGCAGGTCGCCAAGAGCGTGAAGCGGCGCGGTGCGTGCTCGCACCCGGACGGCTCGGCGATGTTCCTGGAATCGACCATCAAGGCGTTCACCGACGACCTCGCCGCCCACGTCCTCGGAAACGGCTGCGGACGGCCCGTGGAGGGCGTTCTGCCGCTCTTCGAGGGGGGCATGGCCCCTTCGGGCATCTCCGGCGGCGGAGAGCCGGAGGACACCGGCGGCAGCCGCCAGAAGATCTACGTCGACTGGACGCTGTGCCGGGGTCACGGGCTGTGCGCGGACATCCTCCCGGAGGTCTTCGAACTGGGGCCGGACGGCTTCCCGACCGTCGCCCAGGCACAGGTGCCGCGTTACGCGGAGGCGAAGGCGCTCCGCGCGGTGCGCCGCTGCCCGGCGCTCGCGCTGCGCTTGGAGGAGGACACGCGCGGGCAGGCACCGCCGCGCAATCTGCCGGTCGTCTCCCAGGGGCGCGGCCGCCGCGCTCTCGGGCGCTGA
- a CDS encoding MFS transporter encodes MLTALFMAVLDVFIVNVAAPTIGSELHATGAGLQLVIAGYAITYSVLLITGARLGDRLGHGRVHLAGLALFTAASLACGLAQGTTELIVFRLVQGAGAALMIPQVLSIIQRTFTGEARVRALGVYSAVLALGAAAGQIVGGVLVSADLFGTGWRPVFLVNVPVGAVLLALGGKVLPPGGGAGRERARALDVPGLVLLGASVSLLTVPLVLGQAEGWPLWSWLSLAAAVVLFASFCGHESRLGRRGGAPLIAPRVLRHPGMSLAVRRILAVMSVNAGFLFTLTLHVQGGLGYSALRAGLSFAPTAVVFGAVSLTWRRWPAAWQRRLAPAGFALAAAGVAGVGLAFRGGGDGGAALYASYAGVGVGLALAFGPTFTGALATVRPEDAADASGLLATVTQLGQLMGVAAFGTLFLNRLESLGVLGAYTSAEAFSSSAWALAGTAAAGVVSGLVLRRR; translated from the coding sequence CTGCTCACCGCCCTGTTCATGGCGGTCCTGGACGTCTTCATCGTGAACGTCGCGGCCCCCACCATCGGTTCCGAGCTGCACGCCACGGGCGCCGGTCTGCAACTGGTGATCGCCGGCTACGCCATCACCTACTCCGTGCTGCTGATCACCGGTGCCCGGCTCGGCGACCGGCTCGGCCACGGCCGCGTCCACCTCGCGGGCCTCGCCCTCTTCACGGCCGCCTCGCTCGCCTGCGGCCTGGCGCAGGGCACGACCGAGCTGATCGTCTTCCGGCTCGTGCAGGGAGCGGGCGCGGCCCTGATGATCCCGCAGGTGCTCAGCATCATCCAGCGGACCTTCACCGGCGAGGCCCGTGTGCGGGCCCTCGGTGTCTACTCGGCCGTCCTCGCCCTGGGCGCCGCCGCCGGGCAGATCGTGGGCGGCGTCCTGGTCAGCGCCGACCTGTTCGGCACCGGCTGGCGCCCGGTGTTCCTGGTCAACGTCCCGGTGGGCGCCGTACTGCTGGCCCTGGGCGGGAAGGTGCTGCCGCCGGGCGGCGGAGCCGGGCGGGAGCGGGCCCGCGCCCTCGACGTGCCCGGTCTGGTGCTGCTCGGCGCGTCCGTGTCCCTGCTGACGGTCCCGCTGGTGCTCGGGCAGGCAGAGGGCTGGCCGCTGTGGTCCTGGCTGTCGCTCGCCGCCGCCGTCGTCCTGTTCGCGTCGTTCTGCGGACACGAGTCCCGGCTGGGCCGGCGTGGCGGAGCGCCCCTGATCGCGCCCCGGGTGCTGCGCCATCCCGGCATGAGCCTCGCCGTGCGCCGGATCCTGGCCGTGATGTCCGTCAACGCGGGCTTCCTGTTCACTCTGACACTGCACGTGCAGGGCGGACTCGGCTACAGCGCGCTGCGGGCCGGCCTGAGCTTCGCGCCGACCGCGGTTGTCTTCGGCGCGGTCAGCCTGACCTGGCGCAGGTGGCCCGCCGCCTGGCAGCGCCGGCTCGCCCCGGCCGGGTTCGCGCTCGCCGCGGCGGGCGTGGCCGGCGTGGGGCTGGCCTTCCGCGGCGGCGGTGACGGGGGAGCGGCGCTGTACGCGTCGTACGCCGGGGTGGGCGTCGGCCTGGCGCTGGCCTTCGGGCCGACCTTCACCGGGGCCCTCGCCACGGTGCGGCCCGAGGACGCCGCGGACGCCAGCGGACTGCTGGCGACGGTGACCCAGCTCGGACAGCTGATGGGCGTGGCGGCCTTCGGCACACTGTTCCTCAACCGGCTTGAGTCACTTGGTGTCTTGGGGGCGTATACCTCTGCGGAGGCGTTCTCGTCGTCCGCGTGGGCGCTGGCAGGGACGGCGGCGGCGGGGGTCGTGTCCGGACTGGTACTCAGGCGTCGCTGA
- a CDS encoding helix-turn-helix transcriptional regulator codes for MGTTAQRRRPELAAFLRARRARVTPADVGMPPGLRRRTPGLRREEVAQLSGVGVTWYTWLEQGRPINASAQVLDAVARTLRLDPPEREHLYRLAEVAFEPAPQRLTRQVGPEVQGIIDALDPLLAVVYNSRYDILAANPAYLDLFIVPRTRRLGVPNALWSLLTVPEERCPVVHRDAELPVMVATLRSSYGRHVGEAAWEDYIRALSEASPRFAELWASGAVTPPGPRVKTFRHPAVGELRMTSQSLSIDGMPECRIVVYTPEDEDARTKVALLRERRQRLWPPADEEAAGIVHRRKTEDPAPLTGDGILITDL; via the coding sequence ATGGGGACGACAGCACAGCGGCGCAGGCCGGAACTGGCGGCTTTCCTGCGCGCCAGGCGGGCCCGGGTGACACCGGCGGACGTGGGGATGCCACCGGGGCTGCGGCGGCGCACGCCCGGGCTGCGGCGGGAGGAGGTGGCCCAGCTCTCCGGCGTGGGAGTGACCTGGTACACGTGGCTGGAACAGGGCCGCCCGATCAACGCGTCCGCGCAGGTGCTGGACGCGGTGGCGCGCACGCTGCGGCTCGACCCGCCCGAGCGGGAGCACCTGTACCGGCTGGCGGAGGTGGCCTTCGAGCCCGCCCCGCAACGCCTCACGCGGCAGGTCGGTCCGGAGGTCCAGGGCATCATCGACGCGCTCGATCCCCTGCTCGCCGTGGTCTACAACTCGCGTTACGACATCCTGGCGGCCAACCCCGCCTACCTCGACCTCTTCATCGTGCCGCGGACCCGCCGGCTCGGCGTGCCGAACGCCCTGTGGTCGCTGCTCACGGTGCCGGAGGAGAGATGTCCGGTGGTCCACCGGGACGCCGAGCTGCCCGTGATGGTGGCGACGCTGCGCTCCTCGTACGGCAGGCACGTGGGCGAGGCCGCCTGGGAGGACTACATACGCGCGCTGTCGGAGGCGAGTCCCCGCTTCGCGGAACTGTGGGCGAGCGGTGCGGTGACGCCGCCGGGGCCGCGGGTGAAGACGTTCCGTCATCCGGCGGTGGGCGAGCTGCGGATGACCTCGCAGTCACTGTCGATCGACGGGATGCCCGAGTGCCGGATCGTGGTCTACACGCCGGAGGACGAGGACGCGCGCACGAAGGTGGCGTTGCTGAGGGAGCGCAGACAGCGGCTGTGGCCGCCGGCGGACGAGGAGGCGGCCGGGATCGTCCACCGCCGGAAAACAGAAGATCCCGCCCCCCTGACAGGGGACGGGATCCTCATCACCGATCTTTGA
- a CDS encoding histidine phosphatase family protein, giving the protein MTSTGEVTGQQGRGRRVILWRHGQTAWNVERRFQGTTDVELTETGIGQARRAARLLASLGPDAIVASDLRRATDTAAELAALTGLDITREEGLRETYAGVWQGLTHEEIIARHGDEYAAWKRGEPVRRGGGELETEVADRAAPVVLRHAEKLPEDGTLVVVSHGGTIRTTIGRLLGIEAHHWESLGGLSNCCWSVLGEGARGWRLLEHNAGTLPEPVLGDDD; this is encoded by the coding sequence ATGACATCCACCGGTGAGGTGACCGGCCAGCAGGGCCGGGGCCGCCGCGTCATCCTGTGGCGCCACGGCCAGACGGCCTGGAACGTGGAGCGCCGCTTCCAGGGCACCACGGACGTCGAGCTGACCGAGACCGGCATCGGGCAGGCCCGCCGCGCCGCCCGGCTGCTCGCCTCCCTGGGGCCCGACGCGATCGTCGCCTCGGACCTGCGGCGGGCCACGGACACGGCCGCCGAGCTGGCCGCCCTCACCGGCCTCGACATCACCCGCGAGGAGGGCCTGCGCGAGACCTACGCGGGCGTCTGGCAGGGGCTGACGCACGAGGAGATCATCGCCCGCCACGGCGACGAGTACGCCGCCTGGAAGCGCGGTGAGCCGGTCCGCCGCGGCGGCGGCGAGCTGGAGACCGAGGTCGCCGACCGTGCCGCCCCCGTCGTGCTGCGGCACGCCGAGAAGCTGCCCGAGGACGGCACCCTCGTGGTCGTCAGTCACGGGGGCACCATCCGCACCACCATCGGCCGCCTGCTCGGCATCGAGGCCCACCACTGGGAGAGCCTCGGCGGCCTCTCCAACTGCTGCTGGTCCGTGCTCGGCGAAGGCGCCCGCGGCTGGCGGCTGCTGGAGCACAACGCCGGCACCCTCCCCGAGCCCGTCCTCGGGGACGACGACTGA
- the rsfS gene encoding ribosome silencing factor, whose translation MTATDRSLELITTAAQAAADKLAHDVIAYDVSDVLSITDAFLLASAPNDRQVKAIVDEIEERLLKERGAKPVRREGDRESRWILLDYVDIVVHVQHSEERVFYALERLWKDCPEIELPADAKATRGKAEEHAKLHDADAAEEPGGDWR comes from the coding sequence GTGACCGCCACCGACCGTTCCCTTGAGCTCATCACCACCGCCGCCCAGGCGGCGGCCGACAAGCTCGCCCACGACGTCATCGCCTACGACGTCAGCGACGTCCTGTCGATCACGGACGCATTCCTGCTGGCCTCCGCGCCGAACGACCGCCAGGTCAAGGCGATCGTCGACGAGATCGAGGAGCGCCTGCTGAAGGAGCGCGGCGCCAAGCCGGTCCGCCGTGAGGGCGACCGCGAGTCCCGTTGGATCCTGCTCGACTACGTCGACATCGTCGTCCACGTCCAGCACAGCGAGGAGCGTGTCTTCTACGCTCTGGAGCGTCTGTGGAAGGACTGCCCCGAGATCGAGCTGCCCGCCGACGCCAAGGCCACCCGCGGCAAGGCGGAGGAGCACGCCAAGCTGCACGACGCCGATGCCGCCGAGGAGCCGGGCGGGGACTGGCGATGA
- a CDS encoding LytR C-terminal domain-containing protein has protein sequence MNDRYDAGYGGDQYEIVGYDEYGRPVYQQVPTQPTAQQHYDPYGRQGYGYAPQDTGDSGGAADTGRQQPVAPAYDPYGGAPAYNPYDPYGTGTQGAGSTGPQETGPQGAGTAYDPYGQAATSGQQPRVAEQTAYIPQQAGPAGEARAHAPQEAEEPAPPREQDAQGERGDQGERGERGDQDDQFAFAEEPDGDSEDVIDWLKFTENRTERREEARRRARSRVVALVVVLALVAVGGVGYLWYAGMLPGLSAPGAKKGAATVTGAQKRDVIVVHLHNTGKDGTSTVLLVDNTTTKRGTVVLLPNSLALTDDSGTTTTLAKSVDEDGSSGTRDQLNTVLGTDIQGTWRLDTPYLQNLVELVGNIEVDTNADVPDPDTKKKGTTLLVHQGKGQTLSGKTAVAYATYRAAGESQNAQLERFGQVMQGVLRKMSSDPTGATTTVQTLAQILDPPLTDKDLGTFLARLADLAKGGDSGTALLPVQTDGTISAQTSDSVVKEILGGTAKSPDAGSAVRVSLQNATGVKDDTEKARVVLLNGGFTFLDGGTASGAQAVSKVVYSDAADKENASEVAKTLGLSAGAVTKGTVSSGADVLVVLGQDYRPAAS, from the coding sequence GTGAACGACCGATACGACGCTGGGTACGGCGGCGACCAGTACGAGATCGTCGGCTACGACGAGTACGGCAGGCCTGTCTACCAACAGGTCCCCACGCAGCCGACGGCGCAGCAGCACTACGACCCGTACGGCCGGCAGGGATACGGCTACGCCCCCCAGGACACGGGGGACTCGGGCGGCGCGGCGGACACGGGCCGGCAGCAGCCGGTGGCCCCGGCGTACGACCCGTACGGCGGGGCGCCCGCCTACAACCCGTACGACCCCTACGGCACCGGCACCCAGGGTGCCGGATCCACCGGTCCCCAGGAGACCGGGCCCCAGGGTGCCGGCACCGCCTACGACCCGTACGGGCAGGCGGCGACGAGCGGGCAGCAGCCCCGCGTCGCCGAACAGACCGCGTACATCCCGCAGCAGGCCGGACCCGCCGGCGAGGCGCGCGCGCACGCGCCGCAGGAGGCCGAGGAGCCGGCGCCCCCGCGTGAACAGGACGCACAGGGCGAGCGGGGTGACCAGGGTGAACGCGGTGAACGCGGTGACCAGGACGATCAGTTCGCCTTCGCCGAGGAGCCCGACGGCGACTCCGAAGACGTCATCGACTGGCTGAAGTTCACCGAGAACCGCACCGAGCGCCGCGAGGAGGCCCGCCGCCGCGCCCGCAGCCGGGTCGTCGCCCTCGTCGTCGTCCTCGCCCTCGTCGCCGTCGGCGGCGTCGGCTACCTCTGGTACGCGGGCATGCTGCCCGGACTGTCCGCGCCCGGCGCCAAGAAGGGTGCCGCGACCGTGACCGGCGCCCAGAAGCGCGACGTGATCGTCGTCCACCTGCACAACACCGGCAAGGACGGCACCTCCACGGTGCTCCTGGTGGACAACACGACCACCAAGCGGGGCACCGTCGTCCTGCTGCCCAACTCCCTGGCGCTCACCGACGATTCCGGCACCACGACGACCCTCGCCAAGTCGGTCGACGAGGACGGCTCCTCCGGCACCCGCGACCAGCTCAACACCGTCCTCGGCACCGACATCCAGGGCACGTGGCGCCTCGACACGCCCTACCTGCAGAACCTCGTCGAGCTGGTCGGCAACATCGAGGTCGACACCAACGCCGACGTGCCCGACCCGGACACGAAGAAGAAGGGCACCACCCTGCTGGTCCACCAGGGCAAGGGGCAGACCCTGAGCGGGAAGACGGCCGTCGCCTACGCCACCTACCGCGCCGCCGGCGAGTCCCAGAACGCCCAGCTGGAGCGGTTCGGGCAGGTCATGCAGGGTGTCCTGCGCAAGATGTCCTCCGACCCCACCGGCGCCACGACCACCGTGCAGACCCTCGCGCAGATCCTCGACCCGCCGCTGACCGACAAGGACCTCGGCACCTTCCTCGCCCGGCTCGCCGACCTCGCCAAGGGCGGCGACTCCGGGACGGCCCTGCTGCCCGTGCAGACCGACGGCACCATCAGCGCCCAGACCAGCGACAGCGTGGTCAAGGAAATCCTCGGCGGCACCGCCAAGAGCCCCGACGCGGGTTCCGCGGTCCGGGTCTCCCTCCAGAACGCCACCGGCGTGAAGGACGACACCGAGAAGGCCCGCGTGGTGCTCCTCAACGGCGGCTTCACCTTCCTGGACGGCGGTACGGCGTCCGGCGCCCAGGCCGTCTCCAAGGTGGTCTACTCCGACGCCGCCGACAAGGAGAACGCCTCCGAGGTGGCCAAGACCCTGGGCCTGTCCGCCGGTGCCGTGACCAAGGGCACCGTCTCCTCCGGCGCCGACGTCCTGGTCGTCCTCGGCCAGGACTACCGGCCCGCCGCCTCCTGA
- the nadD gene encoding nicotinate-nucleotide adenylyltransferase, with protein MGEQDMPTGPVDETAARAADAAAWHAANTTGTATGTAQHTPTRNPAHLPGHGPAHTGKRRLGVMGGTFDPIHHGHLVAASEVATQFQLDEVVFVPTGQPWQKSHRDVSPAEDRYLMTVIATAENPQFSVSRIDIDRGGPTYTVDTLRDLRALNPDTDLFFITGADALAQLLTWRDSEELFSLAHFIGVTRPGHQLTDAGLPEGGVSLVEVPALAISSTDCRARVVKGDPIWYMVPDGVVRYIDKRELYRGE; from the coding sequence ATGGGAGAGCAGGACATGCCTACCGGTCCGGTGGACGAGACGGCCGCGCGCGCGGCCGACGCCGCCGCATGGCACGCCGCCAACACGACCGGAACGGCGACCGGAACGGCGCAGCACACCCCGACGCGGAACCCGGCGCACCTGCCGGGCCACGGCCCCGCCCACACGGGTAAGCGCCGGCTCGGCGTCATGGGCGGAACGTTCGACCCGATCCACCACGGGCACCTCGTGGCGGCCAGCGAGGTCGCCACCCAGTTCCAGCTGGACGAGGTGGTGTTCGTGCCCACCGGCCAGCCGTGGCAGAAGTCCCACCGCGACGTCTCCCCGGCCGAGGACCGCTACCTGATGACGGTCATCGCGACCGCCGAGAACCCGCAGTTCTCCGTCAGCCGCATCGACATCGACCGCGGCGGTCCCACCTACACCGTGGACACGCTGCGCGACCTGCGCGCCCTCAACCCGGACACCGACCTGTTCTTCATCACCGGTGCCGACGCCCTCGCCCAGTTGCTGACGTGGCGCGACTCCGAAGAACTCTTCTCCCTCGCGCACTTCATCGGTGTCACCCGCCCCGGCCACCAGCTGACCGACGCCGGTCTGCCGGAGGGCGGCGTCTCACTGGTCGAGGTTCCCGCCCTCGCGATCTCCTCCACGGACTGCCGTGCGAGAGTCGTCAAGGGCGACCCCATCTGGTACATGGTGCCGGACGGAGTCGTGCGCTACATCGACAAGCGCGAGCTGTACCGCGGCGAGTGA
- a CDS encoding M48 family metallopeptidase → MSDDGHEQTGRERVPSRQRRRFAEISSRAYEHPADRSALVALRKLSGFDTVFKALSGLLPERSLRLLFLSDSVRVSERQFSHLHDMLLDACYILDLEKVPPMYVNQDPQPNAMCIGLDEPIIVVTTGLVELLDEEEMRAVVGHEVGHALSGHSVYRTVLLFLTTLALKVAWIPLGNLAVMAIVTALREWFRKSELSADRAGLLVGQDLRASMRGLMKIAGGNHLHEMNVDAFLEQAEEYEGGGDLRDSVLKILNVLPRSHPFTTVRAAELKKWAESRDYQRIMDGHYPRRTEDKDTKVSDSFRESAASYASDVKTSKDPLMKLVTDLAGGAGDLGGRVRRGFNGFTSTAPPNGPEDGPEDSPADTPPQSER, encoded by the coding sequence ATGTCCGACGACGGCCACGAGCAGACCGGGCGCGAGCGTGTACCGAGCAGGCAGCGCAGGCGTTTCGCGGAGATCTCCTCGCGTGCGTACGAGCATCCGGCGGACCGCTCGGCTCTGGTGGCGCTGCGCAAGCTGAGCGGGTTCGACACCGTCTTCAAGGCACTCAGCGGACTGCTTCCGGAGCGCAGCCTGCGGCTGCTGTTCCTGTCCGACTCGGTGCGGGTCTCCGAGCGGCAGTTCTCGCACCTGCACGACATGCTGCTGGACGCCTGTTACATCCTGGACCTGGAGAAGGTCCCGCCGATGTACGTCAACCAGGATCCGCAGCCGAACGCGATGTGCATCGGGCTGGACGAGCCGATCATCGTCGTCACCACCGGTCTCGTCGAGCTGCTCGACGAGGAGGAGATGCGGGCCGTCGTCGGGCACGAGGTGGGGCACGCGCTGTCCGGGCACTCGGTGTACCGCACGGTCCTGCTGTTCCTGACGACCCTGGCGCTGAAGGTCGCCTGGATCCCGCTGGGCAACCTCGCGGTCATGGCGATCGTGACGGCGCTGCGGGAGTGGTTCCGCAAGTCGGAGCTGTCCGCGGACCGGGCCGGTCTGCTGGTGGGGCAGGATCTGCGGGCCTCGATGCGCGGCCTGATGAAGATCGCGGGCGGCAATCACCTGCACGAGATGAACGTGGACGCGTTCCTGGAGCAGGCCGAGGAGTACGAGGGCGGAGGCGATCTGCGCGACTCGGTGCTGAAGATCCTCAATGTGCTCCCCCGCTCGCACCCCTTCACCACCGTCCGGGCCGCCGAGCTGAAGAAGTGGGCCGAGTCGCGGGACTACCAGCGGATCATGGACGGTCACTACCCGCGGCGCACCGAGGACAAGGACACCAAGGTCAGCGACTCCTTCCGGGAGTCCGCGGCGAGCTACGCGAGCGATGTGAAGACCTCCAAGGACCCGCTGATGAAGCTGGTCACGGACCTCGCGGGCGGCGCGGGCGACCTGGGCGGCCGGGTCCGCCGGGGCTTCAACGGCTTCACGAGCACGGCTCCGCCGAACGGCCCGGAGGACGGCCCGGAGGACAGCCCGGCTGACACTCCCCCGCAGAGCGAGCGCTGA